One genomic segment of Engraulis encrasicolus isolate BLACKSEA-1 unplaced genomic scaffold, IST_EnEncr_1.0 scaffold_140_np1212, whole genome shotgun sequence includes these proteins:
- the LOC134442287 gene encoding uncharacterized protein LOC134442287 — translation MQKYQDLILQVTGAKAARKGAKIQTLWSGYGEITKIDLEGCDRPSVVVKHVKFPQESSHPGGWNTDMSHQRKVRSYQVETYWYQNYATNERCRIPVCLAARSFGDEQVIVLEDLDVAGFDERRDSVKDGEIRACLSWLANFHALFLGVEPKGLWPIGTYWHLETRPDELEAMSDKQLKKFAGEIDRILNNCQFKTIVHGDAKLANFCFSGTGSGGVAAVDFQYVGGGCGMKDVIYFLGSCMNEKQCEKRVPELLDYYFSELRAAVGQQANFKDLEAEWRDMFAYAWTDFHRFLLGWMPGHHKVNKYSRKLAQDVLSKLK, via the coding sequence ATGCAAAAATATCAGGATCTAATTCTGCAGGTGACCGGAGCGAAGGCTGCGCGCAAAGGTGCCAAAATACAAACTCTTTGGAGTGGATATGGGGAGATAACGAAAATTGACTTGGAAGGCTGTGACCGTCCGTCTGTGGTGGTCAAACACGTGAAATTCCCACAGGAGTCCTCGCACCCGGGTGGATGGAATACCGACATGTCTCACCAGCGCAAGGTGCGCTCGTACCAGGTGGAGACATATTGGTACCAGAACTATGCCACTAACGAACGTTGCCGCATTCCCGTTTGCCTCGCTGCTCGGTCTTTCGGCGATGAGCAGGTGATTGTCCTCGAGGATCTCGACGTGGCTGGATTCGATGAGCGAAGGGATAGTGTCAAGGACGGCGAGATTAGGGCATGCCTCAGCTGGCTAGCCAACTTCCATGCGCTCTTCCTCGGGGTCGAACCAAAGGGGCTATGGCCCATAGGAACATACTGGCACCTGGAGACCAGACCCGATGAATTGGAAGCCATGTCAGACAAGCAGCTGAAGAAATTCGCTGGCGAGATAGACAGGATACTCAACAACTGCCAGTTCAAAACTATTGTACACGGGGATGCCAAATTGGCCAACTTTTGTTTCTCTGGGACGGGAAGTGGAGGGGTGGCAGCCGTAGACTTCCAGTATGTGGGGGGAGGCTGTGGAATGAAGGACGTGATTTATTTTCTGGGTAGTTGTATGAATGAGAAACAATGTGAAAAGAGAGTTCCCGAGCTGTTGGACTACTACTTTTCTGAGCTTAGGGCAGCTGTTGGCCAACAGGCGAATTTCAAGGACCTTGAGGCGGAATGGAGGGACATGTTTGCTTATGCCTGGACGGACTTTCACAGATTCCTGCTTGGATGGATGCCAGGGCACCATAAAGTTAACAAGTACAGTAGGAAGCTTGCCCAAGATGTACTAAGCAAGCTGAAGTGA